In the genome of Lactuca sativa cultivar Salinas chromosome 3, Lsat_Salinas_v11, whole genome shotgun sequence, the window GTATATTTCAATCCAATACATGTCAGTAGGACCAAAcctagggtatatttcaacccaaacatacaaTAGTGGGGCGACATTGGTGCctcgacccacgagtacagtaAGATGACTCACCTTGATCGGTAAACGAATAGATCTCACATAAATGAGCTATCGATGCGAAGTCCCTCCTACTCAACGAATCCAAAACCAAAACCTACTTAACAATTAAGGTAAATACCCCAACCCAGAAAGTCTAAAAAGACTAATCCTCAATCGGGCAAATGTCAATTGTGCCCTTCTAGGTTCTCAAACTCTCatagttgaccaaaagtcaaactggtcaaaaattTAACGGTTAACCTTCAATTGACTTATGTACGACGTACCCTTAACTCTACGCAGGGCGTAAAGCCTTAACCAGAAAATAAGTGAAACCAAGGCTATGTTGGGCGTAGTCTAGATTATGCCCTACATACAACTTCATTTGCCAATATTCATGCTAagcacttaatacattaagaccttTCACTCAAAGCTTAGATATGACCCTAATGAACATTCTaaatcataaagtctccaactttatgcctttgcatggctatatgGAGCTCAAAATCAAACCCTAGCCCCATAACATTCACTAATGATCCAAAACTCTTGCATTGTTGAAAGAAGACAACCAACATCCCAGTTTTATGACTCATTAACCTCATAAACAACAATAAAATAACTACAAGGTCTGGAGTAGTTCATACCCAAATGGACCAAGAATATGGGACAAAAGGACATAAACTCATAATCTAGCAAGATCTAACAATACTTTCATTAAggtttaaactttataccttcaaaagatggACAAAAGGATGAAAGACCTGGATCCATAAGCTTGAGTGCACCACAACTTCAACTTTGGCCTCCTTCACTACCAAGATATACCAAGAATCACTTACAAGCTCTAAAATTCTCTCCAAagggttagggtttcgagatgGGGGCTAAAGGGGATGAAGGTTGGTCATAAGAAATCCCTCCAAAAGTTGaagtccttaaatagggctcaaaaccccgtaattagggtttgcaccctacgCGGTTACGCCCTGCGTAGGGCATAAAACCCCCATGCCTTGTTTAATGAACTACACCCTACATAGTTTGGTATCTACGCCATGTGTAGACCCATAACTCCCcaaaatataaactttaaaatCATAAGGAAATGTACCTAAGGATCGAGTGTTACACGGTTCTTCGATAGGGGGTGAAACTTCTCCTCGATTTTATCAATCAAAGTAGACATCTGCTTATAAGTATAATCTCATACTACATTTCCCACAAGGGAATACGTGTCACAAAAAattatcaaaatacataaaaatttAATTCAATGCAAACTCATAAGTATAAATAAATTGGTAAATTACATGATAACAGTTGAATTAGTCCAAATAAAGCACAGATGCAATGTATTCATCAAGTACTATCTCATTATATTATATTCATCATGCAATGTTTCATGGGTATTTACTAAAACACATCTTATCCAACATATACAATATGGACACTTAGATTGCATATTCGTCAGAGATTTTAGCCTCGtaatcgatttagtccttatATTTTTTAACTAAATAAAGTCCCAAAAACTGAAAATGGTATTCATTTTGATCCTTTTACCCGGTCAACAAGTCATCACACTTTGAAAAGTTACACTTTTGGACCAAATTTTAAGTTTTTACAACTTTGGTAAAAAATTGACACTTTTtgccaaaatttcaaaattttgttaggAATTCAGtttaaatttagtttttttacatctttattttcaaaaaaaaaatcgaatatgTTTTCTTgctatataaaatcatatttatacaaaaaaaactattttcaCATAAAGAAAccttattttttctatataaaaatcttttttttaaacAACATCTTTGTATGCAAGATACatatacaaaaacatttttttaacacATTTTTGTATGCAAAATAGCTgcttataaaaacatttttttttattttaaatacttatttataaaaatgtagtTATCATAAAATACGTGAAATACACTCATGTAAAATACGTTATTATACTCATATATACCTtaaaaacttttataaaataggtatttattaagtacataaaaatattttgtgtgtgtatgtatatatatatatatatatatatatatatatatatatatatatatattgatgtataaaacatgtatttatacaAACATGTTTTTATACCTAAATGTATTTAAATACGTTTAtaagtgtttatatatatatatatatatatatatatatatatatatatatatatatatatatatatatatatatatatatatacacacacacacacacatatttataaaaacatagttATCTGAAAATACATGAAATACACTCATGTAAAATACGTTATTATACTCATATACATCTTAAAAGCTTTTATAAAATAGGTATTTATTAAGTACATAAAAATATTTTgtctggatatatatatatatatatatatatatatatatatatatatatatatatatatatatatatatatatatgaaacatgtatttatacataaatttatttaaatacGTTTACTATGAAATATGATTGATTGTGAAGCaatcatttttgttattttaataaagtaattaatacatattaaatgttgaagatttaattaatacttattatatattcaacatgtaatatatattaattactttgttaaaataacaaaaatgattGATACACAATCAATACtacatgcacataatagataactagaacacaataacctaaatttatatatatatatatatatatatatatatatatatatatatatatatatatatatatatatatatatatatatatatatatatatatatatatatatatatattgggttaggttcatgtgagacgacctaattttgtgaggccgtgagacgtatttttttacttttttttattttttttaaattttttttttagttaattcgaatttcgaaaataatatttaaaaaaagaatttttggatttttccattgattttgcattttaaaattgttttttagaatatgtcagtgtaatattctattagaatatttcacgtatttttcaaaaaaaatggaatttatttttattttttttagttaattcaagttccgaaaataatatttaaaacaagaatttttagatttttccatttattctgcatttttaaattattttttagaatatgccagtgtaatattctattagaatatttcacttatttttcaaaaaaaattgatttttttttatttttttattgttttataaatttttttagttaattcaagttccgaaaataatatttaaaaaaagaatttttggatttttccatttattttgcattttaaaattatttttagatttggtatcacggtctcacaaaattagaatggactcaaatgaacctgaacatatatatatatatatatatatatatatatataatatatatatatatatatatatatatatatatatatatatatatatatatatatatatatattgaatgctATATTAGTCTTTTCAAATATAACAAAACCAAAATAAAGTACCTGATTTTGGATAAGTtaatttttttggaccaaaacaaaaaaaacaaattccATATTGACCGTTTTGtagttttttctattttttttttacattgaGGCACTGATATAGTGATATGGGTtacaacattaaaaaaaatgtcaacacCCACATAAAATGCTATATGTGATTATAACTTGGAAACAACTTGGAAACCGATATATTTGAACATTTttgtgttctctctctctctctctctctctctctctctctctctctctctctctctctctctctctctctctctctctctctctctctcaagttaCAATACTTATTGACACTAACGATGGAAACAAGTAATTCATAAGTTAAATTCTGTAACATGATAGTTGACTTGCTTTGTTTTGCATGCTGCAGGGAAACACAAAAATCTATGGATTCTTGTCATGGGTAAGTTTTTGTTTATTAAGCTAACCTTTTCAGTTTCAACGACAGATAATTTAAGACTATCCATTCACTGTTTGGTGCAGCGCTTAGTGTGGGATTTGTGACAACTTTGTTTTTGCTTATCTTATGTTTCAAAAGAAAACTCAAATGGCCAACTAAGACAAAGAACTGTAACAATGTTGAAAACTTtctaaaaaatcatgaattactCGCGAAAAGGTACTCTTATTTGCAAGTAAAAAAGATGACAAACTCCTTCGAAGTCAAACTAGGTCAAGGCGGCTTTGGTTCTGTGTATAGAGGAGTTCTAAGCGATGGAAATCTGGTGGCCGTGAAGGTTTTAAGCGAATCAAAAGGTAATGGTGAAGATTTCATAAATGAAGTTGCAAGTATTGGTAAGACTTCCCATGTAAATGTCGTAAGTCTTCTGGGATTTTGCTTTGAGGGCCATCAAAGAGCATTGATCTATGAGTTCATGCCTAATGGATCACTTGAGAAGTTCATATATAACCAGGCTTCCTCGAGTAATAGCCAACTTGGGTGGAAAAAGTTACATGAGATCGCTATTGGGATTGCTCGTGGCTTAGAATACTTGCATATTGGTTGTAACACCCGCATCTTGCATTTCGACATAAAGCCCCATAATATTCTTTTGGATCAAGATTTTTCTCCCAAGATATCTGACTTCGGCCTTGCCAAGCTATTCCCCGAGAAAAGAAGCATGATATCAATGTCCCATATGATCAGAGGAACACCAGGATATATTGCTCCTGAAGTATATTCTAGAAGTTTCGGGCAGGTATCCCATAAATCAGATGTTTATAGTTATGGGATGATGATTTTGGAAATGGCTGGAGGGAGGAAAAATATTGAGGTAGAAGTTGATCATACAAGTGAAATATACTTTCCTAATTGGATCTACAAAAAGCTTGAATTAGATGACGAACTTGGACTACATAGGAGTATGAGCAATGAAGAAAATGAGATTACAAGAAAAATGATTATAGTGGGTTTGTGGTGCATACAAACTAATCCCTTGAACCGACCAACAATCACGAAAGCGTTAGAAATGTTAGAAGGGGACTTGTCATCATTGGAAATTCCTCCAAAACCTTATTTGTCTTCTCCATCAAGGTTGGGTGCTTCTTCAATTACAGATTAATAAGATCATCATTGTTCTTtactaaaatatatttttcatgTGGTTATATCTCATAGATTTCTACCTGGGGACTTGTGGTGCAGAAAATATCAAAGCCAATTAGAAATTATTATATACCGTGAAAACTTATTATTGATTTTGGTTAACTTGTTACGTCATCATTGCACCGTTTATATTGCCACATTTTCTTTACCATAAATGGTTTGTGTCGATTTGTGGTTCAATGACACACATATCTCCATCTGGACAGGGAACACGAAAAGTTGTAGTGGGGGCCGAAAGTAAATCTTTTAAAGAAACAGAAAACAAAAATTTATTCGATTCAATGTCataacatataaataatcaaACGAAAAATTAATATAAAGTATTCTAACATCGCTTATTAAAGTGGAATTCGTCGATCTTTTGTCTTTAAAGTCTTGTACAATCGTCTCTAAAGTATTTTTCTGCAAGCTCTCTTTCGAAGTACAAAACCAACGAGTTGTTTAAAAAATTATCTTCCATTTTATTTCGTAGCCTTGTTTTAACCAGACTCATTGCTGAAAATGATCTCTCTGTTGTAGCAATGGAAACCGGAAGAGTGAGTATAAGACTAACTACTCGATAAATCAAATAAAAATTGGTTTCTCTTCTGGTCTTTATCAACCATTGACATAATTCTGAAATAGATATCAATTGCTTATAATCATCACGTTGAATAACATCCGCCTCATAATGTTGGAGTTACATCTTCAAAAGATTTTTCTCAGTTTCATTGAAATCTTCAGGATAAAACTTTTCTACTAATTGACATATATCACCACTTGGAAAAGGCTCATTAGAATTTTTAGGATCTAAAGTTGATGAAGGATGGAGTAATTCCATCGAGCTATCATTGAACCTATGATCTAATTCCATTAGCTGAGAGTTAATTGCTTCGATGAAAATATCCACTCGATAATGATGTTCAAGTGTATGATCGCTACGCTCATTACAAGCTCGAGCCCCTATACTAAAGTAAGAAGAAGACAAATTAGGGATATCGATGTTGCGTTCCAGACAAAATGACTTAACATGAGATAGAAAACTATCCCATCTTTCATCTTTCATTTTTTGTAATAACAATTTGGTGGATACAACTAGCCTCAATGCATTCAATATATCTTGAGATTGCTTTTGTAAAGCTTGGCAGAGTAAATCTACGATCTCCATTATTTCTTTCTCTACATGTAGaacaaaaatgaaatcaaatgttgTAATAGTCTCATATGCTGAATCTGCATCTCCTCTGATTGAACCAGTGTCATCCTCAATAATTTTAAGTAAAACCTCACAAATTAGACTAAACATTTTGATTAAGCTTGAAACTGATTTCAAATGAGAACCTCATCTGGTATCTCCAGCCCGTTGTAATGTACCAATCTGATTGAGGCCTCTACCAGTCTCTAACTCACAAATAGATTTAAAATATGCCATTTGTTCTGCTTGTGCATCTCTTAGTTGGTCAGCACATTTGGAAGAAGCACCAACGACATTGATAACAGAAGATAAATGTGTATAAAACTTTTGCAACGCAATAACTCCTTGTGAATCGGCTATTAATGCTAATTGCAATCTATGAGCAAAGCATTAACATAATATGCAGACGGACAATCCTTCGAAATCAATGCTTGCAACCCTTTAAAATGACCTCACATATTGTTTGCACCATCATACCCTTGATCACGAATCGACTTAAAATCAAGATTTTTATGTGTCAATAGGAAATATATTCTATTCTTCAGAGTTTGTGATGTAGTGTCAGGAACATGAACAAGTCCAAAGAAAGGTTCCATAATAATGCAATCTTTATTTACGAATCTCAAAACAATAGACATTTGTTCTCTGTTAAACTCGTCATGTGCTTCATCAACAAGTAAACAAAATTTTCCACCATCAGTCTCATCACAAATCATCCGTCTCACCCTATTAGCGATAAGGTTTAAAATCTCTTTTTGAATTGTTGGTGATGTATATGATGCATGTTTAGGCGCAGTGTGAAACAATTCTTTCATCTCATTGTTAAAAGAACATATTGCCTCTAACATTTCAAGGAAATTTTCATTGTTAATGGAATCTGGTCTTTCATTATGACCTCTAAATGCAATTGCTTGAAAGGCACACCAACAAATTGCATAAATAATAGTCTTCAATCTCAATCTATTCTTCTTACGATCTTCATCTATAAATTTCTCATTCGTATTTTGTATATCTTGAGTCTCATTTAACAAAtcatcatatgatttttgtgcaacATTGTGAAAAGATGTACACTCTGTTCCTATAGGTTGCAAAAAATCACATTTTTTCCCACCCACTTTCTTCCAATTTTGAAATCCATCTATAGTGAATGTCTGTTGCCCGTAGTATCCCATTCTGGAAGGTTTGTTGAAAAggaaacatggaaaacaaaacaCAACATCTGAACTCTGTGAATATTCAAGTCATGGGAATTTCTTGAACCAAGAACATTGAAAGCTATGTTtatggtcttccggtccagattTTGGATATGCAGAAAGTATTGGTTGAAAGGGACCACGATAGCTATAAGTTCGTCGAATTGTGTCTCGTTGATTGACTGGATAATCATAAATTTGAATACGCAAACTAGGATCTCGTTCTAGTGTATTAAGATCAACATCATTCATTTCATGACAATGTTTTTTGGATGGATTCTCGGTCACATGAACACTATCATTAGGAGTATTTGCATCTATAACAGTTAGGGGTGGCTCTACTGGTACTTGAGAAGAACTTTCatgttttctttttaaaaatcCGTCAAGTGTTGATTGTTTTTTCATTTTGGTTTACACTACATAGCATAATTAATAAATGGTTAACAAATAACTAAAAATTTAATAATATAGAAAATAATAGTTAACAGCTTAACATATGATTATGTATAATTAATATATCGTTATCAAATAACTACAATTTTCTAAGGCCTTTTACATAACCAAACAATAAATATTGGTACGACTTTTATGAGAAACAAATAgggtaaatgacacaaaaaacactatttttacacagaaattcaattttgacatcgtgttattttttgtgtcaattttgacactatgtttttcaatttgttataattctgaccacttgaccggttaaccaagttacatgctgacgtggcatgatgacgtgaCATGCTGACATTATAtgttgacgtgtcaaaattgaatttttttcgcacaaaaaacactaagttttcatttttttttttcgattttgacactaagtttaattttttctttcaactttgacactatgtttttttgttccaattgaacatcatttttttccaattttgttcaatattgacaattttctatttgaaaccatataaatattttttaatacatttaaaccgtataaatatgtttttttttcatttaaaaaccatagttttgtataaatacatttttttacactcaatccatatttttatatataaatatgtattagttatataaaaattgtattttatattaaatatgcaactttaaaatgtgtttggaggtttggaggcgtgtagtcgatcaaaactcagatatcaagtttgcaacccatcaaatttttacatcttattagaaacttatagttagtttgattctcatgatataactaatgctttgaatgtaagaaaaaaaaacatcttgTATTTAactaaaaatgtggtttttaaacgaaaaaaatatgtttatacggtttaaaatgtaataaaaaaatatatttatacggtttcaaatgaaaaatagacaaaattgaacaaaatttgataaatgatgttcgattggaacaaaaaaaacatagtgtcaaaattgaaataaaaaattaaacttagtgtcaaaatcggaAAAAAgtaaaaacttagtgttttttgtggaaaaaaatcaattttgacatgtcagcatgccacgtcagcatataacctggttaaccggtcaaatGGTCAGAATTATAATAAATTGGAAaccacagtgtcaaaattgacaaaaGAAagcacggtgtcaaaatcgaatttctatgtaaaaagagtgttttttgtgccatttacccaaacaaataatatataatattatatcattaaaaaaatttatcTTATTAAATTCTTGACAACTAATGTTATATCTATCCTTGACAGCTAATGATATATTATTCTAATGCCTATAAGGCCAACCGGTGTGGGTATCACGAATACGTCCGTGGTCTAGTTGGCCACGAACCACGGACGTGCACACCGTCCCGGTGGTTCGTGGTCGACCGTGGTCGTTGCAAAATGTGCTCGGGACAACGAAATGAAACGAGGATCGCTATTGGTCGAATATTTTGAGCCGTTGAACGGCTATTTTGTGGccgtttcctttttttttttttcaaacttaatTATAAAAACTCAATTACAAAACTCAATaccaaaacacatacacatacatatacattcTACACTCAATTACACCTATGGATCCCTCGATAAATATggaatttttaaaaagttttgacTCGGATGACGACGTAGAATTCGTCGAGACATTCTTCAATGTTGTGCAACACGTTCACGCCGAAGAAAGTTCGAATGCAGCGCGTACAAGAACGGTCGTCAATCGTGATCGCCAAGCCGCACACGACTTATTGGTACGTGATTACTTTGCCGATAATTGTCTTTATAATGACGACTCGTTCGAACGTCGTTTTCGTATGAATAAGGCTATATTTTTACGTATTAGTAATGCTTTAGAATCTCGTTatgattttttcaaacaaaaacccgACGCTTTAGTAGTATACAAAAATGTGCGGCTGCTCTTAGGTATTTGGGATACGGTATAGCATTTGATGCATCTGACGAATACTTGAAAATATCCGAGAGGACCGCGGTTGAATGTGTAGATTGGTTTTCTGCATGTGTTTATGAGGTTTTTCACGAAGAATATTTGCGTAAACCTACTCAACGTGATATTGAGAGATTATATTCGGCTCATGAAGAGAGGCATGGATTTCCCGGTATGCTTGGCAGTCTAGATTGTACGCATGTGGCTTGGGAAAAATGTCCAACTGCATGGCGTGGTCAGTTCACTCGAGGAGATATAGGTGAACCAACTATCATCCTAGAAGCTGTTGCATCTCAAGATTTGTGGATATGGCATGCCTTTTTTGGAGTAGCGGGGTCCAACAACGACCTTAATGTTCTTGGTCAGTCTCCAATTTTCAACGATATTTGGACCGGCAAAGCACCTGATATGACGTTCACGGTAAACGGGCACGCGTACAAATATGGTTACTACCTTGGTGATGGGATATACTCGGATTATTCTACATTGATGAAGGCATACTCAGTTCCTCGAAGTGAAAAAGCAAAATTGTTTACAAAAAAACAGGAATCAGCGAGAAAGGATATCGAGAGGGCATTTGGAGTCCTTAAGCAAACATGACATGTAGTGAAATATGCTACACGACTTTGGGAAAAGAAAGAATTAAGCGAATGGTCCTAGCATGTATTAtaatgcataatatgattattgaaAATGAAGGTCGAGCGATTTGCACGTATGATCCGAACGAcgttgtcgttccaattgaggagTTCGTACCCGGAACGAATGCTTTTTTGGAGCGAGTTGTCGAAATCCATAACAGTGAAACGTGTTTCAATCTTCGAGAAGATGTCGCGGAACATTTGTACCAACATAGCATGAACGACGATTAGgatttttatatgtatgtttgttcGTTTTCttattaatgtaatgtttgttttctAGATTAACTAAGTAATGTagtttaaaattgttattttatttttataattaatgaaaaaatagttttaaaaaaataaatgctttttacttttaaaaattgtaattttattttaatttttggattaaaaaaaagtaatgttattgtatttttgaattaaaaaaaaataaaaataatgatgtGGAGTGGTGTGTTAGTGGTAAGTATCCCATGTTAGTGGTAATGGAATGTGGTGCTGATGTGGCACCCACcacatatgtggtatgtggtgggtataacggatgGTCTAACTATCATATAACTTTCACACGTTATGATATATTATTTATGATatattatagagagagaaagtcaaAGATAGAAGGAGAGAGAAGTTGAGAACCAAGGAGCTTACGGATCTAAGCGATAGAAGAAATTTGAGAGGCGTAACTGTTGGTCGGAGATCGAACTGTCATGGTGGCTGGAGACACAAGTCGAAAAGAGCAGTATTATATGGAATGGTAAGCACTCCGGCGGCGACGGCGGCTACTGCAGTAATCTGTGGTCGGAAACACAGAAGATAGCAAAGCAGTGTTGCTTGAAGTAACAAAAGTCAGCAATGGCGGTTGTTGATTGGGGACCCAACAGTCGATGGGTTTTTTCGGTGTGAACTCAAGCACAGATGAGCACTAGGTGGTTGGTTTTTAGGGTGAACT includes:
- the LOC111904576 gene encoding uncharacterized protein LOC111904576, whose protein sequence is MGYYGQQTFTIDGFQNWKKVGGKKCDFLQPIGTECTSFHNVAQKSYDDLLNETQDIQNTNEKFIDEDRKKNRLRLKTIIYAICWCAFQAIAFRGHNERPDSINNENFLEMLEAICSFNNEMKELFHTAPKHASYTSPTIQKEILNLIANRVRRMICDETDGGKFCLLVDEAHDEFNREQMSIVLRFVNKDCIIMEPFFGLVHVPDTTSQTLKNRIYFLLTHKNLDFKSIRDQGLQLALIADSQGVIALQKFYTHLSSVINVVGASSKCADQLRDAQAEQMAYFKSICELETGRGLNQIEKEIMEIVDLLCQALQKQSQDILNALRLVVSTKLLLQKMKDERWDSFLSHVKSFCLERNIDIPNLSSSYFSIGARACNERSDHTLEHHYRVDIFIEAINSQLMELDHRFNDSSMELLHPSSTLDPKNSNEPFPSGDICQLVEKFYPEDFNETEKNLLKM
- the LOC111904591 gene encoding uncharacterized protein LOC111904591, whose amino-acid sequence is MEFLKSFDSDDDVEFVETFFNVVQHVHAEESSNAARTRTVVNRDRQAAHDLLVRDYFADNCLYNDDSFERRFRMNKAIFLPFDASDEYLKISERTAVECVDWFSACVYEVFHEEYLRKPTQRDIERLYSAHEERHGFPGMLGSLDCTHVAWEKCPTAWRGQFTRGDIGEPTIILEAVASQDLWIWHAFFGVAGSNNDLNVLGQSPIFNDIWTGKAPDMTFTVNGHAYKYGYYLGDGIYSDYSTLMKAYSVPRSEKAKLFTKKQESARKDIERAFGVLKQT
- the LOC111904531 gene encoding LEAF RUST 10 DISEASE-RESISTANCE LOCUS RECEPTOR-LIKE PROTEIN KINASE-like 2.5, whose protein sequence is MKQVLKQQILLFTLLVIFNGSFCLDPFYEDCVPKHCGDGMSIRFPFFIRGLHEPHCGYPGFELVCNDDGLPVLSISGNNYSFENIDYKAGSMRLLNYPTITCNSSITNVTLGGNLFWMYGSSTSELVFLTDCTKEVPKNLTRYMIGSCDPAVQLVMLSDDSNLGSAKEVCTQVVVALVEEQDGERRKKVVVDGGNYAEVVKRGFTLFWSAQECVDCERSGGRCGYKWFPFRFLCFCPQSIQPASCPNGKHKNLWILVMALSVGFVTTLFLLILCFKRKLKWPTKTKNCNNVENFLKNHELLAKRYSYLQVKKMTNSFEVKLGQGGFGSVYRGVLSDGNLVAVKVLSESKGNGEDFINEVASIGKTSHVNVVSLLGFCFEGHQRALIYEFMPNGSLEKFIYNQASSSNSQLGWKKLHEIAIGIARGLEYLHIGCNTRILHFDIKPHNILLDQDFSPKISDFGLAKLFPEKRSMISMSHMIRGTPGYIAPEVYSRSFGQVSHKSDVYSYGMMILEMAGGRKNIEVEVDHTSEIYFPNWIYKKLELDDELGLHRSMSNEENEITRKMIIVGLWCIQTNPLNRPTITKALEMLEGDLSSLEIPPKPYLSSPSRLGASSITD